The DNA sequence TGTGTTTGCATTGATTAAACCATACCTTTAAGCAGCACCCAAGTTTATAGATACATTGTGCCTAATTTTTACTGATTGACTCTCCAGATTGATTTAGGAATCCAGATTAATTCAGAATTACAGGCTTCTCATCGCTCTGTGTTAATCATATGGTTGTGTTTTAATGCAGGGAAATAGTGTAGTGCATTCTGTGTGAGTGTTCAGAGTTCACTTTTTAATACGCATACCTTGCTCCTCAGCTGGAATAGACCTTGGTGCCGGCGTTGATGATCCTTCCTCTTTGCCTCAGCCAAGTGTCAATCAGAGTTCACGACCGTTAAGTGAAGAGCAGCTCGATGGCATCCTCAGCCCTGAACTAGACAAAATGGTCACAGATGGTAAAATATTTGCCCTACATCTAGGCTTTCTAAAAGACATGAGTAAATATGATTTTCAAAGATTTCTGCATGCTTATTTACAATTTAACTTCTCTTCTGATAATTTTATGTCAAATGCTGTTTTGTATCAGTATATTGAAATGATGGTTGTTAATATTTCCACCTCTTTATTTTATCCTAGGAGCAATTCTTGGGAAGTTATATAAAATACCAGgtatttgtgttttgatttttagtttatAAGAATGGAATTCCCTGTGCTTTGGCTCTGTAGCCCTTTAATCGTACTGTCATTGGAACTGTGTCTCCTAGAGCTTGGAGGAAAGGATGTGGAGGACTTGTTTACCGCTGTGCTCAGTCCTGCAGCCACGCAGCCAGCTTCCGTACCACAGCCTCCGGCGCCTCCGCTGCTGCCCGCGCACGCTCAGGGTATGTCGCCTCTCGAAAAGTGTTGTAAGCATGGCTCTGCGGTGTGTGTCCCTCAGGAACCACGCACACAGACTGATGGCAGAAAGCCCTCTTTTGTGCCGATGGAAGAGTACCAATCTCTGAGTTTCCCTCAGTTACACACCTACCTCCCTGACATCCTCTGGAAATCGGCGATTCTCTTCATGGCCAGAATTCTTCTGCTCACTTGATCTGCGGTGCCACTATTAACAGTGCCTGCCTTCTTCCCGTCCCCCAGTCCCAGTCCCAGTCCCAGCTCACTTTTACTCAGTCCTTCCTGCAAAGATGTTTGGAGAACTGCTCCCCCCTCACCTGACTGCCTTAGACTCATCCATCTGGTCTCAGTTTCACTGTCATTTCCTCAGTGGTTAGCAAATCACCACCTCCACACCTCCCCCATGCTTTTCATTGGTAGCATGTGGTGCAGATGTAAATGACTGTTTGGGTAATTATGGTTTTCCCTTTagattgtgagctccttgaaggctTGGGTCACATCTGTCTTCACCACTGTATACCTTGCCACAGAGTATGTCCTTAGTACATACTTTCAGAGTAAATCAGTGGCCTTTCTACCACTGTCGACTATGAAATTCCTAATTCTGTGGAAATTTGCCTATTTTGTTTAATCCACTTTCTTCTGCCTATTTGTAACTACTTGCAGAACAAGTTTaaggctttcctttctccctctgcctggacagCTAAAATCTGATAGGCTAGAAGTAAAATTTGTGGGAGTAGGTAGGTAAGGTGGTAGTGCTGCCAGTCTGGGAATCTCCTATAGAAGGGAGATGGTGGTGTGTATTCTTGATGATTTGAATAATGGGTCATTTCTCTATATCCTGTTGTCACTGCTTCATGATTATATACTGAATTGAATAATTTGTAATGATACTTTTATAAGCTCATACACTGTTTTTGTGTAAGTGCTGAAATGTACAAATAATTTAATGTTATCTTTACTACCAATTTTGTGTATACATGAAAAATTCTATAACGCACataattgaaatattttagtTTCTACCAGTTTAGCCTCTAAACATAAATTTACCTTGATTTTTGCTAGACTAAACATGTGATTTACATTTGGATAAAACAGACATCATAAGTGCTTCTTGCCTTAATTGTTCCCATATGCTGTCTTAATGGTTAAGAACTCTTCAATATTTCTCTTCTCAACATATAAAAAAAACTATCTCCATGTTTTCTGAAACTAAAAGTATGTATTTCAGAAATCAAATCATTTAAAGATGTATTCCTTTATAAAAGGTTTTATGATCATTGTTTAAATCATTTCACTGTGCTGTCTCATTTTTAATAAGGTTTTGAAGGTTGGGGgcagttgatttatttttttctacccaaAATGTGCTTATTGGGATGGTTTCCCATTCATCTTGATTCCGGCAGCTTTTAGTGCTGCTTCCGTCTGGAGGAGCATCCTTCTGTAAGCCTTGCTTTTCCTCCTGTAGGCTGGCAGAGGACAGTAGAGCAGCCAACACACAAAACTACTGTGTGTGCATGGCTAGAGACGGTGGTGATTTTATAGCATCCTGGGCATTTCACATCCATGAAATAGGAACTGGGGCTCTGCACCAGGCGCTTCTTcttgtgtttcctcttctcttctggaGAGGGATGAAGGAGATCCTTTGCGAGAGGCATGTTCTCGTGGGGAGGTCATCACCGTCGGAAAGGTGGggttgatctttttttttgcgTAGGAGTCGCTAAGATTTCAGCATTCATGtttgaaagaataataatttaaGGATAAAGCATGATCAGGTCACATGCAGGGAGACCACACAGATATTCAAGAATGGCAACTCTAACATTTTCCAGGGCAAAGGAAGAGAGGTAAGTGGTCAGTGGTTAAGAAGGCAGAACAAAAAGTACGCGTGGGACTGAATTGTGTCTACACAGCTAGGCATTGGCAGTTGGCCTTTTTTTCTCCAGGTTTCTGAGAGGCACTGGAGACCTCACACCAGTGAAATGAGCTGATGAGTTACACATTTTGGCAGAGTAGCTCTGATGTCAGTATTGGAAATGGATTTGACACAAGAAGAGTTGTACTAATGAGTTTATTGCAGTTGGGACTGAGTTAGAAGTTGGGCTCCATTTAAATATATCTGCAGTGCTAATTGAAAGGAGGAAATGGATTTGAGAGACAGTGATGTTAGAATAAGTAGGATAGTGCTACCAAATGGATGTAAGatgtgagaaaaaaggaaataaattgaacTAGACTATATATAAGCCAGGCTTGCCTAGAGGATAACCAGTCATGCTGTAAACTGGAAACATGGAACAAAGAAGCGTGCACGGacgcgtgtgtgcatgtgtgtgtgttgtagggGGAACAAAGAAGCGCAAGcacgcgcgtgcgtgtgtgtgtgtgtgtgtgttgtagggGGAGGGTAGTGGAGATGTAATGAATTTAGTTTTAGGCCATTTTTAGTTAGAAATGGGGCATACACATTGTTCTGACTTACAGGCAGTTGCAGTTGTTCAAGGCTATAGATGAAAATTTAGGAATTGTCTGTTTAGTGGTTGGAAGGGTGAGGTTTCTTAAGAATATACTGCCAGTAGAGTACAGAATCTTGAAGAactctttttaattaaataatgagTTACATGCTTAAGTCAACTGATTTATATTATGCACTCCTTTCCCCTTTTGAAGCATTAGGTGGAAGTGAAAAAAGCTGAGAGATGGAGACACTGAGTGAGAGGTATAGGATCTTCGCAGTGGCGGTCATCAGGCTGTAGGGCCGGGTGGGGTGAAAGGCACTGTTTCACTGGATGGTGAGATTGCTGTGATCTTCAGTGGAACAACTTAGTAGGAGCGatgaggagaggggagagtgTGATGTGTTGACACTTTTACAGAAGGTCAGAAAGCAGAGAAGGGAAATTTCAAGAAGATTGAGACAGTAACTTGAAATCACTTTAGGTGAAAGTTCCATGAAGTGACTTTGCAATTCTTACCATGGTTTATGCCTTGAAAAAGATACTAGTGTGACCAGGTATGGTAGACTTGAGAGAATGGGAAAAAGACCACCTCCtagttaaaataataacaaagggAAAATGCTTTGCATCTATTTATGTGTacttaagttatttaatttctctgggtCTTTTTGCATAAATGGAGCTACACGTAATAACCCATTTCATGGCCTGGTTGTGAGGACCAAAGAGTTAATTAACACATGTAAAGGTTTTGGAACAGTGCCAGGCATATACTAAATTGCTAATGAGTAATAGCTATTGTTATTATGTAAGGTTTCAGTATAGTCGTATTGCACGTACAGTAGTCAGTGCTGAtagctccaggatagatcacattctcACTACCAGGAAGGGAGCTTTTCTTTATCCTAACTACATGAaaggcatttaatatttttcaataaaatatcatATTCCTTAGTGGAACCTACTTTTctctaaagttaaaaaatagaagTAGCATTCTACTTGGAATAAGTGCAGAAATCTTGCTTCTTAAGCAAGATTCACACTTGGAGTGAACTTAAGTGTCCTGAGACACTTGTTGTGGAGTCCAGATCCAGTGGGCCCAGCTCTGCCGTTCTGCAGGAGAAGCCCTAACCTGGAAGTCCGATGGTTCCAGGACCACCGTCCTTGAGACAAAGCCTGAAAAGCTGCGGGCAGTCAGCCCCAGTGTCCTCAGACGAGCTTGAGGGTC is a window from the Orcinus orca chromosome 9, mOrcOrc1.1, whole genome shotgun sequence genome containing:
- the LOC101288767 gene encoding 40S ribosomal protein S27-like, which gives rise to MPLAKDLLHPSPEEKRKHKKKRLVQSPSSYFMDVKCPGCYKITTVSSHAHTVVLCVGCSTVLCQPTGGKARLTEGCSSRRKQH